GCATGCCCGATCGCATTCGTCACAAAAACAGCTGACTCTTCATTCAATTCGTCAATCAGAAGATCTACACTACTTCCAGCGTCCAGATATACAAAATCATCTGCCTCTATCAGTTCAGCTGCATATGCTGCGATTTTATGTTTTTCTTCTGTATTCCGGTCTCGTCTGACCGACAATTCTTCATCTCTTGTCCTCACGGAAGTGCCAACAGTTGTCGCTCCACCGTGAACCTTGATAAGAGTTCCACGCTTGTGAAGTTCTGTCAGATCTCTCCGCACCGTAGATTCTGACGTATTCAAAAGATCTGTCAGCTCTTGTACTGTCACAGTACCATGGCTTTCCACATATTTCTGAATTTCCCGGAATCTTTCTTCCGCCAGCATCAAATCACCTCTCAGTCATTTTCAATCAACTTCGTTCATCTTTAATCACATAATATAATCATTTTCGGTCAGAGTCAATCATTTTCAGTCAAAATAATAGCCAAAAAATCATGTAGATTTTTTTGCAGATTGCACAATTAGGGATTAGTAGGATTGTCATAATATACCCGCTCTCTGCCTTACATTCCATAGCGGTTTATGATGATAACGCAAAATTCCTGCAGTGATGTGACTGACACACGACGGAAGTGAGCCGCTTATCATCGTGGAAGCCTATGCTGAACACGATGATAGTTTTTGTGGCTCACTGTAGTGTTCCGTGTGTGGAACATCAATGCAGGAATTTTGCGTATATTATTATAAATCTAACTACTGTATCTCTCGGATCTTCTTTCTAAGTCCAAGTACCTGGTGTGGCGCTACGGACAGTTCGTCAATTCCAATCTGTACGAAGAATTCTGTCATGCTCAGATCTGCTGCCAAATCTCCACAGATGCTGATTCTTTTTCCTTCCAGATGTACATTGTTGGCTACGATTCGGATCATCTTCATCAAAGCCGGGTGGTATGGGTTATAATACTTGTCCAGTTTTGGATTTTCACGATCCATGCCAAGTGTAAGCTGCAACAGATCATTCGTTCCGATACTGAAGAAATCTACTTCTCTTGCCAGTTCTCCACTGATCATGACTGCTGCCGGAGTCTCGATCATGACTCCAATTTCAATATTCTCATTATAAGCAGTCTTTTCATCTTTCAATTGCTTCTTTGCCTTTTCAAGCAGGGCTTTTGCCGCTGCCACTTCCTCCATGGATGTAACCATCGGAAACATAATAGATACATTTCCAAGTGCAGAAGCTCTGAGAATCGCGCGAAACTGTGGAAGGAACAATTCTTCTTTTTCCATCATAATACGTATTCCACGCAACCCAATCGCCGGATTTGCCTGTTCTCCAAGATCTACACTTTCTACCATCTTGTCACCGCCAAAATCTGCGATTCGGACAACAACACGGTTGGCTCCCATAGACTCTGCTGCCAGTTTATAAACTTGAAAGAGCTGCTCTTCGGAAGGCAGTTTGCTTCCCATTTCCATATACAGAAATTCGCTCCGGAATAATCCAATTCCACCGGCATCACTTCTTAAAACATTTTCAATATCTTCTCTTGTGCCTACATTGGCACAGATATCAATTCTCTGACCACTCTGGGTAATGTTCTCCTTACCTTTCAGACGTTCCAGATTCCTGACATGTCTCAGATTCGCATCCTTGCGTTCCCGCATCTTCGTTAGAGTTGCATAGTCAGGCTCAATATAAATCTTTCCTTCATAACCATCTATAATAATTGTCTTTCCGTCATATTCTTCTTTCAGAGATTCTCCAAGACCGATGACCGCCGGAATTCCTTTCGTTCTGGCCAGAACGGCAGTATGTGAATTAATTGTTCCGTACATAGTCACAAACCCCAGTACCTTTGCCTTATCGAACTGAAGCGCTTCACTTGGATATATATCTCTCGCAGCCATGACAAACGGCTCATCTGTCAGCATACGATCCTTCCAGCTTCGGGACAAGATGCGGATCACACGAATTGCCACGTCTCTGACATCTTCTTCTTTTCCCTGAATTGGATTATTCTGCTGATGACTACTGATACGGATCAACTGTTCTACAGATGTCTGAACAATATACTCTGCATTGAGTTTTTCTTCCAGGATCCGCTTCATGATAAAATCTGTATATTCCTGATTCTCCAGGAGTTCCTTTTGCATCTCAAAGATTGCTGCATTTGCCTCACCGACTTCGCGCACAGAAAGATCATAGACAAGTTCCAATTCAGCAATTGCTTTTTCTCTTGCTTTCTTATAGCGCTGAATCTCCTTCTCTACATCTTTTACATAGATTCTTTTAATCTCTTTGATATCTCTTTTATAAAATGTTAATTTCCCGATTGCAATGCCTTCGGATATCTTTTTTCCTGTCAGTGTAATCATTCTTCTACAAAACCCCTGCTCATTATTATAAAGTAAAAATCATTTTAATACTCTATTCTACTTTACACGTCCGTGAACCATTCGTCAAGCAAATGGTTTCCGTATCTGACGAATTCCTTACATTTTTATGTTCTTTTTTGGTAAAAACATTACAAATATTCCATATTTTATTGACTTTTTTATTGATACATGCTAATGTGATAAAGCATTCTTAGTTATTTTTAATTTTTAGGGAGGTACTATCAATGAAAGGTACAGTTAAATGGTTTAACAACCAAAAAGGTTACGGTTTTATTTCTGATGAGTCCGGAAACGATGTTTTCGTACACTACTCAGGACTGAACATGGAAGGATTCAAGTCTCTTGAGGAAGGACAGGAAGTAGAATTCGACGTTACTGAGGGAGCTAAAGGACCTCAGGCTGTTAACGTAACTAAGCTTTAATCATGAATGATTTAATCATATTTTAGATGATGTACCTTTTATAATATATAAAAAGCAACTTTTATAGCATTTTGATATTTAAAAGACATACACATGAAATGAGATTAAGACAGCAATGACGAGAAAAATACCAGGCCTTAGGCCTGGTATTTTTATTAAACCATAAAACATATATCTAAAAAATCTGGTATATATGTCTGTCCTACCTATACAGCAATATGAAATACGATTTCAGATACAATTGGCATCGTTACAACGGACAAGATTGTAGTCAGCGCCACGCCTTTTGCTGCCAGTTCATAATCCCCTCCATACTGCTGAGACAGCATTGCACACATGCTCGCTGCCGGTGTTGCCATCATGACCAGAAATACTTCGCAGATCAACCGATTATCTATTACCTGACATACAAGAAGCATTGCAGCAACAGGGACAGCCAGTAATTTAATTAATGCAAATTTCAACAGTTTTACATCTGTGAACAAATCTTTCAATTCCATTGCAGCGATAGAAATACCAATCACCAGCATACTAAGCGGACCTGTCAGATTACTGAGTCCTGCTGAGAGAGAACAGATCATTTTCGGAACCGGGATCTGCATAAAAAACAAAACAATCGAAATAATCCCACTTATGGTTCCTATATTTATAATTCTTTTCCAATTTCCCTTTTCACCACCCCCACAGAGCGTCTGGATTCCCCATGTATAGCAGAGAATATTGAACATGATAGAAAACGGAACTGCATAGATCAGTGCTCCATTTCCATATGCTGCAGCAATCACCGGAAAGCCCATAAATCCAATATTATTAAAGGTAGTCATCATTTTATATACACCAATGTCTGACTTTTGTACACCAATCAGTCTTGGCAGGATCTGCGCAAGAATTAAAAAAAACGCATAAAAACATATTGCAAGCAATACAGTTACATAAAAATCTTTTTTCGCGATCTGTTCCTCATTGTTCACCACTGCTGATATTGCCAACATTGGATTCGCAACATTTACTACAAGCCAGGATAATTTCTTTCCAAATTCCTGATCAAAATATTCCTTTTTACATGCTACATACCCAATCATCATATAGACGAACAAAATCCCCATCTGCTGTAATAATACCATCTTTCATTCCTTTCTATTTTCCTCGTCCTCTTTTCAAATCTAAGATCTATTATATCATGAGAAAAAAACACCTCTGCACTTTTTACGATGCAGAGGCGTCACTTAAAAGGCTCCTTTGAACCTTAGACCGCATGCTTAATACTTAAAAGCATCCACGAACATATACATTAGCGATTTGCCTGGTATGCCTCATCGGCTGTGTATACGTCAAATCCGCTTCCTTTTAAGATATCAATCACTCTCGCAGGATCATCACTCTTTAAAACGGCTGCAGCGTCTGCACCATTTGCAAATGCGTACATATATTCCACGTTGATCTCACCTTCCACGATCTGATGCATCGCTTTGCTCAGTGAACCGGTCGCATGAGGTACGCGAAGAGCCACGACATCTGTCAGCATAGCTGTGATCCCAGCGTCCTTAAGTGCAGCTTTTCCCTTGTGTGGGTCTGATACGATCATACGGAGCATTCCATAATCAGAAGTATCTGCCAGGCTTAATGCCACGATATTTACATCATTTTCAGCCAGTATCTTAAGCACAGTGTCCAAACGTCCCTCTCTGTTTTCCAAAAATACAGATA
The sequence above is drawn from the Dorea formicigenerans genome and encodes:
- a CDS encoding DeoR/GlpR family DNA-binding transcription regulator gives rise to the protein MLAEERFREIQKYVESHGTVTVQELTDLLNTSESTVRRDLTELHKRGTLIKVHGGATTVGTSVRTRDEELSVRRDRNTEEKHKIAAYAAELIEADDFVYLDAGSSVDLLIDELNEESAVFVTNAIGHAQKLLKKGYEVLLIGGKLKGVTEAIVGAEALESLNRYNFTKGFFGTNGVHPQRGLTTPDSEEALVKKKAMERCAQCFVLADSSKIGQVTSITFSDMKESEILTTELKDSSYKKYKNIVEVK
- the ptsP gene encoding phosphoenolpyruvate--protein phosphotransferase, coding for MITLTGKKISEGIAIGKLTFYKRDIKEIKRIYVKDVEKEIQRYKKAREKAIAELELVYDLSVREVGEANAAIFEMQKELLENQEYTDFIMKRILEEKLNAEYIVQTSVEQLIRISSHQQNNPIQGKEEDVRDVAIRVIRILSRSWKDRMLTDEPFVMAARDIYPSEALQFDKAKVLGFVTMYGTINSHTAVLARTKGIPAVIGLGESLKEEYDGKTIIIDGYEGKIYIEPDYATLTKMRERKDANLRHVRNLERLKGKENITQSGQRIDICANVGTREDIENVLRSDAGGIGLFRSEFLYMEMGSKLPSEEQLFQVYKLAAESMGANRVVVRIADFGGDKMVESVDLGEQANPAIGLRGIRIMMEKEELFLPQFRAILRASALGNVSIMFPMVTSMEEVAAAKALLEKAKKQLKDEKTAYNENIEIGVMIETPAAVMISGELAREVDFFSIGTNDLLQLTLGMDRENPKLDKYYNPYHPALMKMIRIVANNVHLEGKRISICGDLAADLSMTEFFVQIGIDELSVAPHQVLGLRKKIREIQ
- a CDS encoding cold-shock protein; the encoded protein is MKGTVKWFNNQKGYGFISDESGNDVFVHYSGLNMEGFKSLEEGQEVEFDVTEGAKGPQAVNVTKL
- a CDS encoding AEC family transporter, with protein sequence MVLLQQMGILFVYMMIGYVACKKEYFDQEFGKKLSWLVVNVANPMLAISAVVNNEEQIAKKDFYVTVLLAICFYAFFLILAQILPRLIGVQKSDIGVYKMMTTFNNIGFMGFPVIAAAYGNGALIYAVPFSIMFNILCYTWGIQTLCGGGEKGNWKRIINIGTISGIISIVLFFMQIPVPKMICSLSAGLSNLTGPLSMLVIGISIAAMELKDLFTDVKLLKFALIKLLAVPVAAMLLVCQVIDNRLICEVFLVMMATPAASMCAMLSQQYGGDYELAAKGVALTTILSVVTMPIVSEIVFHIAV
- a CDS encoding ACT domain protein; this translates as MGISNTIQQLSVFLENREGRLDTVLKILAENDVNIVALSLADTSDYGMLRMIVSDPHKGKAALKDAGITAMLTDVVALRVPHATGSLSKAMHQIVEGEINVEYMYAFANGADAAAVLKSDDPARVIDILKGSGFDVYTADEAYQANR